A stretch of Edaphobacter lichenicola DNA encodes these proteins:
- a CDS encoding FUSC family protein, giving the protein MYFIFLVGRDSPTISFRTGLISLLTVTLAIAVELGVVILSDNDPMARVLSVAIVTFIAGVLVASTNFPTLGSTWGLIFCTVIGNWEKHAPADRLVKSSLWLIATLAVAIGSAVLVEYLFGDRDPAKKLEAQRKIRYQALEKMFTVYAQGGTPEERSTAAIPVSRLALAGSTGMLELYNKIAERDLDAGTLPPGTRLRVTMIAQIMDVSAAFGLQNTKEDSPELRRRCGTIAEQCRELIPVFIPQVEKRLRFMPENSVTLLDRVEALLHTLLTMPSDSAEMGNKELVAMPVTKAPFFIPGAVGRSDTIAFGLKISLCATVCYIVYNAVDWPGISTAVITVMVTGLSSSGAIKQRLLFRLLGSIVGGLLLGLGAISLVFPHMDSITSLVILIGFVAFIAAWTAAGPRFNYVGLQMAFSFYVVAFEDFSAPTELAPARDRLMGILLALLVMWFVFDQIWPVRTVTVMRRSLAGVLKTIASFLRLIEPGPDRKDLFQQADALRDQVGKTVVALRSMNDAVDYEFGVDRELHVRSSEMILRTSLTAGTLFWNQFAVLYSEEDKDFLTEPDLIEMRRRLAESIDELAVGVVKKTVPVMVPATTLLPPAMLNDPRYGEYSHNTIARFEELQAFALRLSHEV; this is encoded by the coding sequence ATGTATTTCATCTTCCTCGTCGGTCGCGACAGTCCCACAATTTCTTTTCGGACCGGTCTGATTTCGTTGCTCACCGTTACCCTTGCGATTGCAGTTGAGCTCGGGGTTGTCATTCTTAGTGACAACGATCCGATGGCCCGCGTACTGAGCGTCGCAATCGTTACTTTCATTGCGGGAGTGCTCGTTGCCTCTACCAACTTTCCGACTCTCGGATCGACCTGGGGGCTAATCTTCTGTACTGTGATCGGGAATTGGGAGAAGCATGCGCCTGCGGACAGATTGGTCAAAAGCTCGCTCTGGCTGATTGCGACGCTTGCAGTCGCGATTGGCTCTGCCGTTCTGGTGGAGTACCTCTTCGGTGATCGCGACCCCGCGAAGAAGTTAGAAGCACAGCGCAAAATCCGATACCAGGCGCTGGAGAAGATGTTCACTGTATACGCTCAAGGTGGTACGCCAGAGGAGCGATCCACAGCAGCGATTCCTGTCTCTCGCCTCGCATTAGCCGGTTCAACTGGAATGCTGGAGCTATACAACAAAATCGCGGAACGAGATCTCGATGCCGGGACCCTTCCTCCGGGAACACGCTTGCGCGTCACGATGATCGCTCAGATCATGGATGTCTCCGCCGCTTTCGGCCTGCAAAATACTAAGGAAGATAGTCCGGAGCTAAGACGGCGCTGCGGAACTATCGCGGAACAGTGCCGCGAATTGATCCCCGTTTTCATTCCACAGGTCGAAAAGCGTCTGCGATTCATGCCCGAGAACAGTGTGACGTTGCTGGATCGAGTCGAAGCACTCCTTCATACTCTTCTGACAATGCCTTCCGACTCCGCCGAAATGGGCAACAAAGAGTTGGTTGCGATGCCCGTAACAAAAGCGCCATTTTTTATTCCAGGAGCGGTCGGCAGAAGCGACACGATCGCATTTGGGCTGAAGATCAGCCTCTGCGCAACAGTCTGTTATATCGTCTATAACGCCGTGGATTGGCCCGGAATCTCGACTGCAGTGATTACCGTTATGGTCACTGGCCTGAGCAGCAGCGGCGCAATAAAACAAAGACTCCTCTTCCGTCTCCTGGGTTCGATCGTTGGCGGTCTCCTCCTTGGTCTTGGAGCGATCTCTCTTGTCTTTCCACATATGGATTCGATCACCTCGCTGGTCATACTCATTGGATTCGTCGCATTTATCGCAGCCTGGACCGCCGCTGGACCAAGGTTCAACTATGTAGGCTTACAGATGGCGTTTTCGTTTTACGTTGTGGCGTTTGAAGATTTTAGTGCTCCCACCGAACTCGCACCCGCGCGTGACCGTCTTATGGGCATTCTCCTCGCACTTCTGGTCATGTGGTTTGTCTTCGATCAGATCTGGCCAGTGCGCACGGTCACTGTCATGCGTCGGAGCCTTGCAGGCGTTCTCAAGACCATTGCGAGTTTCCTCCGTCTCATCGAACCTGGTCCCGATCGCAAAGATCTGTTTCAACAAGCCGATGCCCTGCGCGATCAGGTCGGCAAGACAGTCGTAGCGCTTCGATCCATGAACGACGCGGTAGATTACGAATTCGGTGTAGACCGGGAACTCCATGTTCGCTCAAGCGAGATGATTCTACGAACCTCTCTCACTGCAGGAACGCTCTTTTGGAATCAGTTCGCGGTTCTCTACAGTGAAGAAGACAAAGATTTTCTCACTGAACCTGACCTCATCGAAATGCGCCGAAGACTAGCGGAGTCTATTGATGAGCTAGCCGTAGGGGTTGTGAAAAAGACGGTCCCCGTAATGGTTCCCGCGACTACTCTCCTACCGCCAGCGATGCTGAATGATCCTCGCTACGGGGAATATTCTCATAATACGATCGCACGGTTCGAAGAACTTCAAGCGTTCGCGCTAAGGCTAAGCCACGAAGTCTAA
- a CDS encoding glycoside hydrolase family 9 protein, whose translation MSGCFVGLFPLTAMGQLNVVVDQVGYETRAPKSAIVVGTGRDHPERFSLVDTVSGKAVLTGSLVPNGQVDSWGGRVFWTADFSSWRVVGHYAVQIQSAAGEVRSCSFDIDHDLLERSTLSNVVYYFKGQRASGLMDRADRHLPLPSGQPGFVDVHGGWYDATGDYGIHLSHQNPTSYFNPQQVPLVAWSLLKSYRILETRHDDNFSEYLHRMLDEGLFGADFLVRMKRPGGSFFESINAPGKDKLPQDRVIGNPNWRTQIKKSASDSTERIQTAEGPHAYEASFRAGGGMAIAALAFASTMPVDGDLPRTEYLRAAEEAFQFLDAHNSELLNDGKENILDDYCALMAATELYRATKQEAYRLVADRRALHLMERLATAEGRRNFWRADDGSRPYFHPSDAGLPVVSLLEYAQIATPASQRRVRDAVERSLRFELSATSEVNNPFGYARQLVRMGDGRVRTAFFFPHDTEAAPWWQGEDARLASLAAAARMAAPLFAEDPGFQSQLQEYAWNQLHWILGRNPFDASMLMGSGHGNAPYMFFHSYRYTSAPGSILNGITAAADDEDGIAFNEGYAVTGKDEDWRWTEQWLPHAAWYLYAVSLPHS comes from the coding sequence TTGTCCGGTTGCTTTGTCGGGTTGTTCCCTCTGACGGCGATGGGACAGCTAAACGTTGTGGTCGACCAGGTTGGCTATGAGACGCGGGCGCCCAAAAGCGCAATCGTGGTCGGGACCGGGCGGGATCATCCAGAGAGGTTTTCGCTGGTCGATACGGTAAGCGGCAAGGCTGTGTTGACTGGAAGCCTGGTTCCCAATGGCCAGGTTGATTCGTGGGGCGGCCGCGTCTTCTGGACGGCAGATTTTTCTTCGTGGCGGGTCGTTGGTCACTACGCTGTTCAGATTCAGTCGGCCGCCGGCGAAGTGCGTTCCTGTTCGTTCGATATCGATCACGATCTTCTCGAACGTAGTACGCTCTCAAATGTTGTCTACTACTTCAAAGGACAACGTGCGAGCGGCTTGATGGATCGGGCTGATCGTCATCTTCCACTACCCTCGGGCCAGCCAGGTTTTGTGGATGTTCATGGCGGCTGGTACGACGCGACCGGCGACTATGGAATCCACCTTTCACATCAAAATCCTACCTCCTACTTCAACCCTCAGCAGGTGCCGCTGGTGGCCTGGAGTCTGTTGAAGAGCTATCGGATTCTCGAAACGCGCCATGACGATAACTTCAGCGAGTACTTGCATCGAATGCTGGATGAGGGACTCTTTGGCGCGGATTTTCTGGTGCGAATGAAACGGCCGGGCGGTTCTTTCTTCGAGAGCATCAACGCTCCAGGAAAGGATAAGCTGCCGCAGGATCGTGTCATCGGCAACCCCAACTGGCGAACGCAGATCAAGAAGAGTGCTTCGGACTCGACCGAGCGCATACAGACTGCCGAAGGACCGCATGCTTACGAGGCGAGCTTTCGTGCAGGAGGAGGCATGGCCATCGCCGCTTTGGCGTTTGCCAGTACCATGCCGGTCGATGGAGATCTGCCTCGCACTGAATATCTTCGCGCGGCAGAGGAGGCGTTTCAATTTCTCGATGCGCACAATAGCGAGTTGCTGAATGACGGGAAGGAGAATATCCTGGACGACTATTGCGCGTTGATGGCGGCTACTGAGCTATATCGCGCAACTAAACAGGAGGCCTATCGACTGGTAGCGGATAGGCGAGCATTGCATCTGATGGAGCGACTTGCGACAGCTGAGGGTCGTCGTAATTTCTGGCGAGCCGATGATGGCTCGCGGCCTTACTTCCATCCATCCGACGCAGGTCTGCCGGTGGTCAGCTTGCTCGAATACGCGCAGATTGCGACGCCTGCCTCACAGCGGCGTGTCCGCGATGCGGTGGAACGGTCGCTCCGTTTCGAGCTCTCTGCAACTTCGGAGGTGAACAACCCGTTTGGATACGCCAGACAGTTAGTGCGGATGGGAGACGGTCGGGTCCGCACTGCATTCTTCTTTCCTCATGACACGGAGGCAGCGCCATGGTGGCAGGGCGAAGATGCTCGTCTGGCCTCGCTGGCAGCCGCTGCGCGCATGGCAGCTCCGCTCTTTGCTGAGGACCCAGGTTTCCAATCACAACTCCAGGAGTATGCGTGGAACCAGTTGCACTGGATACTCGGGCGAAATCCGTTTGACGCCAGCATGTTGATGGGAAGCGGTCATGGGAACGCGCCGTATATGTTCTTCCATTCTTATAGGTACACCAGCGCTCCGGGTTCGATCCTCAACGGTATTACTGCGGCTGCCGACGATGAAGACGGCATCGCTTTCAACGAGGGATATGCGGTGACGGGCAAGGACGAAGACTGGCGTTGGACCGAGCAATGGCTTCCGCATGCTGCCTGGTATTTATATGCCGTCAGCCTTCCACACTCTTGA
- a CDS encoding YtcA family lipoprotein has translation MTMRRKPPACLFALCLLCSGCDHAPSIDIIGSFFPVWMLCLSIAVVLAFVVRHFLVRFKLDSEVGPVALFYPSVVVLLTSLLWLIFFR, from the coding sequence ATGACCATGAGAAGAAAGCCCCCAGCCTGCCTCTTCGCTCTATGCCTGCTATGCTCTGGCTGCGATCACGCGCCTTCCATTGACATTATCGGTTCCTTTTTTCCGGTCTGGATGCTCTGTCTGTCCATCGCGGTAGTCCTCGCGTTCGTCGTACGTCACTTCCTGGTTCGATTCAAGTTGGACTCTGAGGTTGGGCCGGTCGCGCTCTTTTACCCCAGTGTCGTCGTACTGCTCACAAGCCTGCTTTGGCTGATTTTTTTCCGGTAG
- a CDS encoding TolC family protein, whose protein sequence is MKDTTHLLSKSVLRLAFLFSLMCPWTPQRGLTQCAGTASTPRSAAECAAHAIPSGKVATLDPNRVYTLAELIDIAERNNPRTRIVWEQAKQKAEQLGIEKSAYYPVLAGLAVFADQRTISPFPESLLPRGYSTVEIPLVQPEITLQYLLFDFGKREATVDGAKAEKLAAGANFIQANQEVAYQVASEYYKLLTAQERLQAAQETLKTAQTTQDAAEDQLANGRSTLPDVLNARAETSQAVFDLESADGDEKISRVTLTEAIGVEPSPDITIDAQKDASLPESLTLSIDELIDRALSDRPDLMAQAAEIRAADDRVRAAKAEYRPKIVLSGSAAQTAVWPTADDGELGHANVSTWSAELGVEWRIFDGGARKNGVAIAESKRREAQDVLTAKHDQATREVWTAFIAFRTALRKEQAALALLNSAGTSYSASLEAYQYGVKNLIDVVTAERQLAQARLSGVSARSQLLLEAVDLEFVTGNLLRTKPAATKIHTQDGQK, encoded by the coding sequence ATGAAAGACACGACACACCTTCTTTCTAAATCTGTTCTCAGGCTGGCGTTTTTGTTTTCGTTGATGTGTCCCTGGACACCACAAAGAGGGCTGACGCAGTGTGCGGGAACGGCATCGACACCACGGTCTGCAGCGGAGTGTGCCGCTCATGCCATTCCGTCCGGAAAAGTTGCGACCCTCGATCCTAACCGGGTCTACACGCTTGCCGAGTTGATCGATATTGCAGAACGGAATAACCCGCGCACCCGAATCGTGTGGGAGCAAGCCAAGCAGAAGGCGGAACAGCTCGGCATCGAGAAGAGCGCCTACTACCCGGTGCTGGCTGGCCTTGCAGTATTCGCGGACCAACGAACGATCTCCCCGTTTCCGGAGTCGCTGTTACCGCGCGGATATTCGACGGTTGAGATTCCCCTGGTCCAGCCCGAGATCACGTTGCAGTATCTGCTCTTCGACTTCGGCAAACGAGAGGCCACGGTCGACGGCGCGAAAGCCGAAAAACTAGCCGCCGGCGCCAACTTCATTCAGGCGAATCAGGAGGTCGCTTATCAGGTTGCCAGCGAATACTACAAGCTGCTCACCGCTCAGGAGCGGCTGCAGGCAGCGCAGGAGACGCTTAAGACCGCGCAGACCACACAGGATGCTGCCGAAGATCAGTTGGCAAATGGGCGCTCCACCTTGCCGGACGTGCTCAACGCCCGCGCCGAGACCTCGCAGGCTGTGTTTGATCTGGAGTCTGCGGACGGCGATGAAAAGATCTCGCGAGTAACGCTTACCGAAGCAATAGGCGTCGAACCCTCTCCGGACATCACCATCGATGCGCAGAAAGATGCCTCGCTGCCCGAATCGCTTACCCTTTCCATCGACGAACTTATCGATCGAGCCTTGTCGGATCGTCCAGACCTGATGGCTCAAGCTGCGGAGATTCGCGCGGCTGACGATCGGGTGAGGGCCGCCAAGGCGGAGTATCGTCCAAAGATCGTTCTATCGGGATCTGCCGCGCAGACCGCAGTGTGGCCGACGGCGGACGATGGTGAGCTTGGCCATGCAAACGTATCTACCTGGTCGGCGGAGTTGGGAGTCGAGTGGCGGATCTTCGACGGCGGAGCTCGCAAAAACGGAGTGGCTATTGCCGAATCAAAGAGACGCGAGGCACAGGACGTACTGACGGCGAAACACGATCAGGCAACGCGCGAAGTCTGGACGGCATTTATCGCGTTTCGTACTGCGCTGAGAAAGGAGCAGGCAGCACTCGCCCTGCTCAACTCCGCAGGCACCTCCTACTCCGCTTCGCTCGAAGCTTATCAATATGGGGTGAAGAATTTGATCGATGTCGTCACTGCCGAAAGACAGTTGGCACAGGCTCGACTCTCCGGTGTCTCGGCACGCTCTCAGTTGCTTCTGGAAGCAGTCGATCTCGAGTTTGTAACCGGAAACCTGCTGAGAACCAAGCCAGCCGCAACGAAAATACATACACAGGATGGCCAGAAGTGA
- a CDS encoding HlyD family efflux transporter periplasmic adaptor subunit has translation MEQTPEALNRKQIGRRIAIGVVASAIVALVVVILQTDLHPRTDDASVRANYIEIAPEVSGRLVELPVKDNAFVKKGDLLFFIDPRPYEYALQQALSDQEALEQQIIDAKRRIAAQSSAADAALASVHSSRTGVKTAGSSIDVAKATVSRAQATVAATEAQLKLATNDLHRIEPLLKKQYVTVEQIDQANTAVRVAQGNYDEAQAALEQSQAQLAQSILRQQEADSAAAESQAKLGQAIHTIDTVDTLMSERPGRASKVDSARLDLERCRVVAPFNAYVTNMNISVGEYARPGTPLFTLIDTRTWWVVANYREAKVKNIGIGSHVDVYLMGHPDRRFNGVVESIGYGVFPEDGSVTGGLPNIERTLNWVHLSTRFPVRVRVKDPDPDLFRIGATAVTVVR, from the coding sequence ATGGAACAGACACCCGAAGCTCTCAACCGCAAGCAGATTGGCCGCAGAATCGCTATCGGTGTTGTTGCGTCCGCAATTGTCGCTCTGGTAGTTGTCATCCTGCAAACCGATCTCCATCCACGAACTGACGATGCCAGCGTGAGAGCGAACTACATCGAGATCGCTCCAGAAGTAAGCGGCAGATTGGTCGAACTGCCGGTAAAAGACAACGCGTTCGTGAAGAAAGGCGACCTCCTGTTTTTTATCGATCCTCGTCCCTATGAGTACGCCTTACAGCAGGCGTTATCCGATCAGGAGGCACTTGAGCAGCAGATCATCGATGCGAAACGAAGAATCGCCGCCCAGAGCAGTGCCGCCGATGCTGCCCTTGCGAGTGTCCACAGCTCCAGAACCGGTGTCAAAACTGCAGGCAGCAGCATCGATGTGGCAAAGGCCACCGTCTCCCGGGCTCAAGCGACGGTCGCGGCTACGGAGGCTCAGTTGAAGCTGGCTACCAATGACCTGCATCGCATCGAACCCCTGCTGAAAAAACAATATGTAACCGTGGAGCAGATCGATCAGGCCAATACCGCGGTACGCGTAGCACAAGGAAACTACGACGAAGCACAGGCTGCGCTCGAACAGTCACAAGCTCAGCTCGCCCAATCGATCCTGCGTCAACAAGAAGCGGACTCCGCGGCGGCCGAGTCCCAGGCGAAGCTGGGTCAGGCCATCCATACTATCGACACGGTTGACACGCTGATGTCCGAGCGACCGGGAAGGGCATCCAAGGTCGACAGTGCAAGACTCGATCTTGAGCGCTGCCGCGTTGTCGCTCCCTTCAATGCCTATGTCACTAACATGAATATCTCTGTGGGCGAGTACGCGCGTCCCGGCACCCCTCTGTTCACGCTAATAGACACCCGGACCTGGTGGGTTGTCGCAAACTATCGTGAGGCGAAGGTGAAGAACATTGGCATCGGATCGCATGTGGATGTTTATCTGATGGGGCATCCTGACCGACGATTCAATGGCGTTGTCGAGAGCATCGGATATGGCGTCTTTCCAGAAGATGGAAGCGTAACCGGCGGACTACCCAACATCGAGCGCACCTTGAACTGGGTTCATCTCTCCACCCGGTTCCCTGTTCGCGTTCGGGTGAAGGATCCCGATCCGGATCTGTTTCGCATCGGCGCTACCGCAGTGACGGTTGTGAGATAG
- a CDS encoding response regulator, which translates to MSEIRTIRVLTVDDHPLLRTGISGAINAQSDMSVVAEAADGEEAIASFRLHRPDVTLMDIRMPKTNGIDAISTIRKEFPNARIVVLTTYGGDIQALRAFKAGAVGYLLKSMLRTELIDTIRLAHAGMRRIPPEIAQELAEHAGDEILTTREIEVLRDVAKGSSNKVIASRLSISEHTVKGHLKNILAKLDASDRTHAVMIALKRGFLDI; encoded by the coding sequence ATGAGTGAGATACGTACCATCAGAGTCCTGACGGTCGACGATCATCCCCTTCTCCGCACCGGAATCTCGGGCGCTATCAACGCGCAGTCCGATATGTCCGTCGTAGCCGAAGCTGCGGATGGCGAAGAGGCGATTGCATCGTTTCGACTGCATCGCCCGGATGTAACCCTGATGGACATACGGATGCCCAAGACGAATGGTATCGACGCAATCTCAACCATTCGTAAGGAGTTTCCTAACGCCCGCATCGTCGTCCTGACCACCTACGGAGGCGATATTCAGGCTCTTCGTGCCTTCAAGGCTGGAGCAGTCGGTTATCTGCTGAAGAGTATGTTGCGTACCGAGCTGATCGACACCATACGGCTCGCTCATGCGGGCATGAGACGGATCCCGCCCGAGATAGCCCAGGAGCTGGCAGAGCACGCCGGCGACGAGATCCTCACCACGCGAGAGATCGAGGTGCTGCGCGATGTCGCCAAGGGAAGTTCCAACAAAGTGATTGCATCGCGGCTTTCCATCTCCGAGCACACGGTCAAGGGACACCTCAAAAACATTCTTGCCAAGCTGGACGCAAGTGACCGGACGCACGCGGTGATGATCGCTCTCAAGCGCGGCTTTCTCGACATCTGA
- a CDS encoding RNA polymerase sigma factor, with protein sequence MDSYFSTGTISVQAILETSNDEMLVAAAKTGEHLAFSELWSRHSKKTFSTMYRITRNRQDAEDALQDAFLKAFVHLKNFDGRSSFSTWLTRIAINSALMILRRKRAHPEISMDGGAEGESWQHWEVADRRINTEEHYARSEREHHLKRAIHRLRPALRTIVEIQQVHDSSIKEIAEIAGISVAATKSRLLRARTVLRRSLG encoded by the coding sequence ATGGACTCATACTTTTCAACAGGCACCATCAGCGTGCAAGCTATCCTCGAGACCTCGAATGATGAGATGCTGGTCGCCGCGGCGAAGACCGGCGAGCATCTGGCCTTCTCCGAGCTCTGGAGTCGCCACTCAAAGAAAACCTTCAGCACGATGTATCGGATCACAAGAAATCGCCAGGACGCAGAAGACGCACTTCAAGACGCTTTCCTGAAGGCTTTTGTTCACCTGAAGAACTTCGACGGCAGGTCGAGCTTTTCCACGTGGCTGACGCGAATTGCCATCAACTCTGCGTTGATGATCTTGCGCCGAAAGCGCGCGCATCCGGAGATCTCGATGGACGGAGGAGCGGAGGGCGAGTCGTGGCAGCATTGGGAGGTGGCGGATCGACGGATCAATACGGAAGAGCACTATGCGAGATCTGAGAGAGAGCACCATCTAAAGCGCGCCATCCATCGGCTGAGACCAGCGCTTCGCACCATCGTGGAAATTCAGCAAGTACACGATTCTTCCATCAAAGAGATCGCAGAGATCGCGGGAATCTCCGTAGCCGCCACAAAATCACGATTACTGCGAGCCAGAACTGTGCTGCGCCGGTCGCTGGGATGA